The proteins below are encoded in one region of Aeromonas jandaei:
- the hybA gene encoding hydrogenase 2 operon protein HybA yields the protein MNRRNFLKFASVGALAAGATVPGTALAAAKNKPPIPGALGMLYDSTLCVGCQACVAECQRLNGNPANPAGEQTWSNNDKLSPYTNNIIQVWKSGAGEHKDQLVDGYAYIKKQCMHCVDPNCVSVCPVQALKKDPKTGIVHYDPSVCTGCRYCMVGCPFDVPKYDYDNPFGAIHKCELCNQKGLERIDQGKLPGCVEVCPTGAVIFGTREELMAEARRRLLATPGSEYAYPRQTLKANDPYLHEVPNYQPYVYGEKEGGGTQVLVLAGVPYTKLDMPDLPELSSGARSEHIQHTLYKGMVLPMVVLTGLSVLIRRNTKNGHDGHDQGKGTSVDQGKQQGGKDHE from the coding sequence GTGAACAGACGCAACTTCCTCAAATTTGCCTCCGTCGGCGCGCTGGCAGCCGGGGCCACTGTGCCCGGCACAGCCCTGGCGGCTGCCAAAAACAAGCCACCCATTCCCGGTGCGCTTGGCATGCTCTACGACTCCACCCTCTGTGTCGGTTGTCAGGCCTGCGTGGCGGAGTGCCAGCGCCTTAACGGCAACCCGGCCAATCCGGCGGGCGAGCAGACCTGGTCCAACAACGACAAGCTGAGCCCCTACACCAACAACATCATTCAGGTGTGGAAGAGCGGCGCGGGCGAGCACAAGGATCAGCTGGTGGATGGCTATGCCTACATCAAGAAGCAGTGCATGCACTGCGTCGATCCCAACTGCGTCTCCGTCTGCCCGGTGCAGGCCCTTAAAAAAGATCCCAAGACCGGCATCGTTCACTACGACCCGAGCGTCTGTACCGGTTGCCGTTACTGCATGGTGGGCTGCCCGTTCGACGTGCCCAAATATGACTACGACAACCCGTTCGGGGCGATCCACAAATGCGAGCTCTGCAACCAGAAGGGGCTTGAGCGGATTGATCAGGGCAAATTGCCCGGCTGTGTCGAGGTATGCCCGACCGGTGCCGTTATCTTCGGCACCCGCGAGGAGCTGATGGCCGAGGCCAGGCGTCGCCTGCTGGCCACCCCGGGCAGCGAATATGCCTATCCGCGCCAGACTCTCAAGGCCAACGACCCCTACCTGCACGAGGTGCCCAACTACCAGCCTTACGTTTATGGCGAGAAGGAGGGGGGCGGTACCCAGGTGCTGGTGCTGGCCGGGGTGCCCTACACCAAGCTCGACATGCCCGATCTGCCGGAACTCTCCTCCGGTGCGCGCTCGGAGCATATCCAGCACACCCTCTACAAGGGGATGGTGCTGCCAATGGTGGTGCTGACCGGTCTCTCCGTCCTTATCCGTCGCAACACCAAGAACGGTCACGATGGTCACGATCAGGGCAAGGGGACGTCGGTCGATCAAGGCAAACAGCAAGGGGGCAAGGATCATGAGTAA
- the hybE gene encoding hydrogenase-2 assembly chaperone, producing the protein MAQSHLSEVERVLERVPETAQEFAGFARDPAPLLVAQYERIAREEMQALPFYHATMPIVAECTLFEGQWLGCVLTPWMLSVVVLPGPDQLWPVRSSSDRIALQLPCGNMTFMVGELPESGQLLSCSLMSPLDPHLGAGEGRALVSSTLKMLLSLPVQQGAGGVDLGRRRLFGARRGQPA; encoded by the coding sequence ATGGCGCAGTCCCATTTAAGCGAGGTTGAGAGAGTGCTGGAGAGAGTACCGGAGACGGCGCAGGAATTTGCTGGTTTTGCCCGCGATCCCGCGCCCCTGCTGGTAGCCCAGTACGAGCGGATCGCTCGCGAAGAGATGCAGGCGTTGCCCTTCTATCACGCCACCATGCCCATTGTGGCGGAGTGCACGTTGTTTGAAGGTCAGTGGCTCGGTTGCGTGCTCACCCCCTGGATGCTGAGCGTGGTGGTGCTGCCGGGGCCGGATCAACTCTGGCCGGTGCGCAGCAGCAGCGATCGGATCGCCCTGCAACTCCCCTGCGGCAACATGACCTTTATGGTGGGTGAATTGCCCGAAAGTGGTCAGCTGTTGTCCTGTTCCCTGATGTCGCCGCTCGATCCCCATCTCGGGGCCGGGGAGGGGCGAGCACTGGTGAGCAGCACCCTCAAGATGCTGCTCTCCTTGCCGGTGCAGCAAGGGGCTGGCGGTGTGGACCTGGGCCGCAGACGGCTATTCGGTGCCCGGCGCGGTCAACCGGCATAG
- a CDS encoding ABC transporter permease has protein sequence MDVPLSSPLSHSGYLLLKALLRLAGLLCLVSVATFVLLSYSPIDPIKAYIGNDLLHVPPEQYARIAARWGLDQPLWLRYWHWFTQVLRGDLGYSMLYNAPVGEVIGQRFAASFLLLAGAWLLSGFFGILLGLCAGRYLNRWPDRLICRFAYLLASLPTFWVGLLLLALFAVHWPLLPVCCAWTPGLAADEVDWAMRLRHLLLPVTTLALLGVGNIALHTRGRVAEVLDSDFIRYARAQGDGGWPMLRFHVLRHALTPALCLQFASLGELIGGSLLAEKVFSYPGLGQATVDAGLRGDIPLLMGIVLFCTLLVFIGNTVASLLLACINRGWEGEHAV, from the coding sequence GTGGACGTGCCGTTAAGTTCTCCCTTGAGTCACTCCGGTTATCTGTTGCTAAAAGCCCTGCTGCGTCTGGCAGGGCTGTTATGTCTGGTCTCGGTCGCCACCTTTGTGCTGCTGAGTTACTCCCCCATCGACCCCATCAAGGCCTATATCGGCAACGATCTGCTCCATGTGCCGCCGGAGCAGTACGCCCGCATCGCCGCCCGCTGGGGGCTGGATCAGCCGCTCTGGCTGCGCTACTGGCACTGGTTTACCCAGGTGCTGCGGGGGGATCTCGGTTACTCCATGCTCTACAACGCACCGGTGGGTGAAGTCATAGGCCAGCGCTTTGCCGCCTCCTTCCTGCTGCTGGCGGGCGCCTGGCTGCTATCCGGTTTTTTCGGGATTTTGCTGGGCCTCTGCGCCGGTCGCTATCTCAATCGCTGGCCCGATCGCCTTATCTGCCGCTTTGCCTACCTGCTCGCCTCCCTGCCCACCTTCTGGGTCGGCCTGTTGCTGCTCGCCCTGTTTGCGGTGCACTGGCCGCTGTTGCCGGTCTGCTGCGCCTGGACGCCGGGGCTTGCTGCTGATGAGGTGGACTGGGCCATGCGGCTGCGTCATCTATTGCTGCCGGTGACTACCCTGGCGCTGCTCGGGGTGGGCAACATTGCCCTGCATACCCGGGGGCGGGTGGCCGAGGTGCTGGATAGCGACTTTATCCGCTACGCCCGCGCTCAGGGCGATGGCGGCTGGCCCATGCTGCGTTTTCACGTGCTGCGCCACGCCCTGACCCCAGCGCTCTGCCTGCAGTTTGCCTCCCTTGGCGAACTGATTGGCGGATCGCTCTTGGCCGAAAAGGTCTTCTCCTACCCGGGGCTCGGCCAGGCCACTGTGGATGCGGGGCTGCGGGGCGATATCCCCTTGCTGATGGGCATAGTGCTCTTCTGCACCCTGCTGGTCTTTATTGGCAACACGGTGGCCAGTTTGCTGCTGGCGTGCATCAATCGGGGTTGGGAGGGTGAGCATGCTGTTTAA
- the hybO gene encoding hydrogenase 2 small subunit: MVEDNFLSAHGINRRDFMKLCAGMAATLGLSQNAVAKMATALTSPERPPVIWIGAQECTGCTESLLRATHPTIENLILNTISLEYHEVLSAAFGHQAEENKHNAMTRYKGKYVLVVDGSIPLKDGGIYCMVAGEPIVDHIRRAAADAAAVIAIGSCAAWGGVPASGGNPTGAVSLEEALGNIGTPIINIPGCPPNPHNFLTTVAYYITYGKLPALDAKNRPLFAYERLIHENCERRPHFDAGRFAKEFGDEGHRQGWCLYHLGCKGPETYGNCSTLEFCDIGGGIWPVGIGHPCYGCNEQGVGFSKGIFQLAKVENPTPRVNKPDVAIQEGGHISPTSTALIGGALGVLVGVSLMTVRELGRQQKRHEAGQHPSREE, encoded by the coding sequence ATGGTCGAGGATAATTTTTTATCGGCTCATGGGATTAATCGCCGTGATTTTATGAAATTGTGCGCCGGGATGGCCGCAACCCTGGGATTAAGTCAGAATGCTGTCGCCAAGATGGCCACTGCGCTCACCAGCCCCGAGCGGCCGCCGGTGATCTGGATAGGGGCACAGGAGTGCACCGGCTGTACCGAGTCGCTGCTGCGGGCCACTCACCCCACCATCGAGAACCTGATCCTCAATACTATCTCCCTCGAATACCACGAGGTGCTCTCGGCAGCATTTGGCCATCAGGCTGAAGAGAACAAGCACAACGCCATGACCCGCTACAAGGGCAAGTATGTGCTGGTAGTAGATGGTTCCATTCCGCTCAAAGATGGCGGCATCTACTGCATGGTGGCCGGTGAGCCCATCGTCGACCATATTCGCCGCGCGGCTGCCGATGCGGCTGCCGTCATTGCCATCGGCTCCTGTGCCGCCTGGGGTGGCGTCCCTGCAAGTGGTGGTAACCCGACCGGCGCTGTCAGTCTTGAAGAGGCGCTCGGCAATATTGGCACTCCCATCATCAATATCCCGGGCTGTCCGCCCAATCCCCACAACTTTCTTACTACGGTCGCCTACTACATCACCTACGGCAAGCTGCCGGCGCTGGATGCCAAGAATCGCCCGCTGTTTGCCTATGAGCGGCTCATCCACGAAAACTGCGAGCGCCGTCCGCACTTCGACGCAGGTCGCTTTGCCAAGGAGTTCGGTGACGAGGGCCACCGTCAGGGCTGGTGTCTCTATCATCTGGGCTGCAAGGGGCCGGAGACCTACGGCAACTGCTCGACTCTGGAGTTCTGTGATATCGGTGGTGGCATCTGGCCCGTTGGTATCGGTCATCCCTGCTACGGCTGCAACGAACAGGGTGTCGGTTTCAGCAAGGGGATCTTCCAGCTTGCCAAGGTTGAGAATCCGACCCCGCGGGTCAACAAGCCCGATGTGGCCATTCAGGAGGGGGGTCATATCTCTCCCACTTCCACCGCGCTGATCGGCGGTGCCCTCGGGGTGCTGGTCGGGGTGAGTCTGATGACGGTGCGTGAACTCGGTCGCCAGCAGAAGCGCCATGAAGCCGGGCAGCATCCGTCACGGGAGGAGTAA
- the hybB gene encoding Ni/Fe-hydrogenase cytochrome b subunit codes for MSNHKAHPLGGKLVSWPVLVLAPFAVLCGMLILKRLIFGLGSVTDLNGGYPWGLWISFDLLIGTGFACGGWALAWAVYVFNRGEYHPLVRPALLASLFGYSLGGLSITIDVGRYWNLPYFYLPGHFNTSSVLFETAVCMTIYIGVMALEFAPVLLEKFGWKTSMARLNKIMFFILALGALLPTMHQSSMGSLMIVAGEKIHPLWQSYELLPVFSLLTAFIMGFSIVVFEGSLVQAGLAGRGPNEKPLFYKLTQVIDIFLILFVALRFAEIVIHDKSEYLSEFNRYSILFWSEIALMIFPLLVFHWDKSRRDSRMLFLGALSMLLGAALWRLDYSLIAFNPGNGYHYFPSATEVLISLGFVAIEVCAYLLLIRLLPVLPSLERVHQDYQARGKANV; via the coding sequence ATGAGTAACCACAAGGCACATCCCCTTGGCGGCAAGCTGGTCAGCTGGCCTGTGCTGGTGCTGGCACCCTTTGCGGTGCTGTGCGGCATGCTTATCCTCAAGCGCCTGATCTTCGGGCTGGGCTCTGTGACCGATCTGAACGGGGGTTATCCCTGGGGTCTCTGGATCTCCTTTGACCTCTTGATAGGCACCGGTTTCGCCTGCGGTGGTTGGGCGCTGGCCTGGGCGGTTTACGTCTTCAACCGGGGCGAGTATCACCCGCTGGTGCGACCGGCCCTGCTGGCGAGCCTGTTCGGTTATTCGCTGGGCGGCCTCTCCATCACCATTGACGTCGGCCGTTACTGGAACCTGCCGTACTTCTACCTGCCCGGTCACTTCAACACCTCCTCGGTGCTGTTCGAGACGGCGGTCTGCATGACCATCTACATCGGGGTGATGGCGCTGGAGTTTGCGCCCGTGCTCTTGGAGAAGTTCGGCTGGAAAACCTCCATGGCGCGGCTCAACAAGATCATGTTCTTCATTCTGGCGCTGGGGGCACTGCTGCCCACCATGCACCAATCCTCGATGGGCTCGTTGATGATAGTGGCGGGGGAGAAGATCCATCCGCTCTGGCAAAGCTATGAGCTGCTGCCGGTCTTTTCGCTTCTGACCGCCTTCATCATGGGCTTTTCCATCGTGGTGTTTGAGGGCTCTCTGGTGCAGGCGGGGCTGGCGGGGCGTGGCCCCAACGAGAAGCCGCTCTTCTACAAACTGACCCAGGTGATCGACATCTTCCTGATCCTGTTTGTGGCGCTGCGCTTTGCCGAAATCGTCATCCATGACAAGTCGGAATACCTTTCCGAGTTCAACCGCTACTCCATTCTGTTCTGGAGCGAGATCGCGCTGATGATCTTCCCGCTGCTGGTGTTCCACTGGGACAAGAGCCGCCGGGACTCGCGCATGCTCTTTCTGGGAGCCCTCAGCATGCTGCTGGGTGCAGCCCTCTGGCGACTGGATTACTCCCTGATCGCCTTCAACCCCGGCAATGGCTACCACTACTTCCCCTCCGCGACGGAGGTGCTGATCTCCCTTGGCTTTGTTGCCATCGAAGTGTGTGCCTATTTGCTGCTGATCCGGCTGTTGCCGGTACTGCCATCACTTGAACGTGTTCACCAAGATTATCAGGCCCGAGGGAAAGCCAACGTATGA
- a CDS encoding ABC transporter substrate-binding protein, giving the protein MTVPRNSLRHYARSSATALLTLLLGTASHAALAAAQPVPAELKLAIGAEPTEGFDPLLGWSHGSYLLLHSPLLKQNADLSWQNVLTQAVTPSKDGKGWLITLKPDLKFSNGAPLTAEDVAFTYNSAAKGGGKIDMGNFVSAKVRSPTEVAITLSAPQSTFVNVLGSLGIVSKQDYDAKAYAQKPVGAGPYRLVSFLPGQQLVVEANPYYAGGNNDFKRLVFVFIDEESAYAAAQSSQLDVVRIAPSLAPTVPASLKLWVRPSVENRGIVFPIPPAGGKDAKGYPIGNDVTSDVAVRRAINYAIDRKLLADQLLEGHAIPAYSAVEGLPWLNKATAFKDGDAAHANALLDEAGWKMGSDGIRHKGSLRAAFTLWYTSGDSTRRDLAEAVRAMLKPIGLEVSLKSGSWEQVEREMHANPVLMGWGSLDPMELYHHYQSGSGGVEFYNPGYYSNPVVDGHLKQALDAPNWQAAVPFWQQVEWDGKTGAGVQGDAAWAWLLNVQHTYLANRCIDLGKGAPEIHGSWSLLNNLQDWRWTCR; this is encoded by the coding sequence ATGACTGTTCCACGCAATTCCCTTCGCCATTACGCTAGATCCAGCGCTACCGCCCTGTTGACTCTGCTGCTGGGCACCGCCTCTCACGCGGCGCTGGCCGCTGCCCAACCTGTGCCTGCCGAGCTCAAGCTCGCCATCGGCGCTGAACCCACCGAAGGGTTTGACCCTCTGCTCGGCTGGAGCCACGGCAGCTACCTGCTGCTGCATAGCCCGCTGCTCAAGCAGAACGCAGATCTCAGTTGGCAGAATGTGCTCACCCAAGCGGTGACCCCGAGCAAGGATGGCAAGGGGTGGCTCATTACCCTCAAGCCGGATTTGAAATTCTCCAACGGTGCGCCGCTCACCGCCGAAGATGTGGCCTTTACCTACAACAGCGCAGCCAAGGGCGGCGGCAAGATCGACATGGGCAACTTTGTCTCGGCCAAGGTGCGCTCGCCCACCGAGGTTGCCATCACCTTGAGTGCCCCCCAGAGCACCTTTGTCAACGTGCTGGGATCTTTGGGGATAGTGTCGAAGCAGGATTACGACGCAAAAGCATATGCCCAAAAGCCGGTCGGCGCCGGCCCTTACCGGCTGGTAAGCTTCCTGCCCGGCCAGCAACTGGTGGTGGAGGCGAACCCCTATTACGCCGGCGGCAACAATGACTTCAAACGGCTGGTCTTTGTCTTTATCGATGAAGAGAGCGCCTATGCCGCGGCCCAGAGCAGCCAGCTCGATGTGGTGCGCATCGCCCCGTCGCTGGCGCCCACCGTGCCTGCTTCCCTCAAGCTGTGGGTGCGGCCGAGTGTCGAGAACCGCGGCATCGTCTTCCCCATTCCGCCTGCGGGCGGCAAGGATGCCAAGGGTTATCCCATCGGCAACGACGTGACCTCGGATGTAGCGGTGCGCCGCGCCATCAACTACGCCATTGACCGCAAGTTGCTGGCCGACCAGCTGCTGGAGGGGCACGCCATCCCCGCTTACAGCGCGGTAGAAGGCTTGCCCTGGCTGAACAAAGCCACCGCCTTCAAGGATGGCGATGCTGCCCACGCCAATGCCCTGCTCGACGAAGCGGGCTGGAAGATGGGCAGTGACGGCATTCGCCACAAGGGTTCCCTGCGCGCCGCCTTTACCCTCTGGTACACCAGTGGCGACAGCACCCGCCGGGATTTGGCGGAAGCGGTGCGTGCCATGCTCAAGCCCATCGGTCTTGAGGTGAGCCTCAAGTCCGGCAGCTGGGAGCAGGTGGAGCGGGAGATGCACGCCAATCCGGTGCTGATGGGGTGGGGGAGTCTGGATCCCATGGAGCTCTATCACCACTACCAGAGCGGCTCCGGTGGGGTGGAGTTCTACAACCCGGGCTACTACAGCAACCCTGTGGTGGATGGCCACCTCAAGCAGGCGCTGGATGCCCCGAACTGGCAGGCGGCCGTGCCGTTCTGGCAGCAGGTGGAGTGGGATGGCAAAACGGGCGCCGGAGTGCAGGGAGATGCCGCCTGGGCCTGGCTGCTCAATGTGCAGCACACCTATCTCGCCAACCGTTGCATTGACCTTGGCAAGGGGGCGCCGGAAATCCACGGTAGCTGGTCACTCCTCAACAACCTGCAGGATTGGCGGTGGACGTGCCGTTAA
- the hybC gene encoding hydrogenase 2 large subunit, giving the protein MSQRITIDPITRIEGHLRIDCEIEGGVVTKAWSSGTMWRGMEEIVKGNDPRDAWMIVQRICGVCTSIHAIASVRAVENAIGAKVPVNAQFIRNLIIAAHNIHDHIVHFYQLSALDWVDITAALEANPQKAADMLKGVSTWSLNSADELTKVQDKIRALVASGQLGIFANGYWGHKAMKLSPEVNLIAVAHYLQALECQRDANRIVAILGGKSPHIQNLAVGGVANPINLDAPSVLNLERLLYVKSFIDRLGEFIEQVYKVDAAIIAAHYPEWLNLGQGAKHYLSVPELPTDANGGSFLMPGGYIENGNLAGYRPIESHQDAWLMDGIAESNKHSWYKDDAPLKPWEGKTEPDYTGWQDDGKYSWVKSPTFYGKVVEVGPLADLLVKLAAKHPETVAHFDQLNGLYKALTGSAIKTEQLHSTMGRIIGRAVRCCVLKDTLSHQWKALVDNIGKGDTTAYIKAEIPADKEFRGVGFEEAPRGMLSHWIVIKGGKIENYQAVVPSTWNSGPRNFNDEPGPYEQSLVGTPVADPAKPLEVVRTVHSFDPCMSCAVHVVDTQSGETTQVKVL; this is encoded by the coding sequence ATGAGCCAACGTATCACCATAGACCCCATCACCCGCATCGAGGGTCACCTGCGTATCGACTGTGAAATCGAAGGCGGCGTTGTCACCAAGGCCTGGTCGTCCGGCACCATGTGGCGCGGGATGGAGGAGATCGTCAAGGGCAACGACCCGCGCGATGCTTGGATGATAGTGCAGCGTATCTGCGGGGTGTGTACCTCCATTCACGCCATCGCCTCGGTGCGGGCGGTGGAGAACGCCATCGGCGCCAAGGTGCCGGTCAATGCCCAGTTCATTCGCAACCTGATCATCGCGGCCCACAACATCCACGATCACATCGTCCACTTCTACCAGCTCTCCGCGCTGGACTGGGTGGACATCACCGCGGCCCTTGAGGCCAATCCGCAAAAAGCGGCGGACATGCTCAAGGGGGTATCGACCTGGTCCCTCAACAGTGCCGACGAGCTGACCAAGGTGCAGGATAAAATTCGCGCGTTGGTAGCCAGCGGCCAGCTTGGCATCTTTGCCAACGGCTACTGGGGTCACAAGGCGATGAAGCTGAGCCCGGAGGTGAACCTCATCGCCGTGGCCCACTATCTGCAGGCACTGGAGTGCCAGCGCGATGCCAACCGCATCGTCGCCATCCTCGGTGGCAAGAGCCCGCACATCCAGAATCTGGCGGTGGGCGGCGTGGCCAACCCCATCAATCTGGATGCACCGAGTGTGCTCAACCTGGAGCGGCTGCTCTATGTGAAGAGCTTTATCGACCGGCTCGGCGAGTTCATCGAGCAGGTCTACAAGGTGGATGCCGCCATCATAGCCGCCCACTACCCCGAGTGGCTTAACCTGGGGCAGGGGGCCAAGCACTACCTGAGCGTGCCGGAGCTCCCCACCGACGCCAACGGCGGCAGCTTCCTGATGCCGGGCGGCTATATCGAGAATGGCAATCTGGCCGGCTATCGCCCCATCGAGAGCCATCAGGATGCTTGGCTGATGGATGGCATCGCCGAGAGCAACAAGCACTCATGGTACAAGGATGATGCCCCCCTCAAACCCTGGGAGGGCAAGACCGAGCCCGATTACACCGGCTGGCAGGATGACGGCAAATACTCCTGGGTCAAATCCCCCACCTTCTACGGCAAGGTGGTGGAGGTGGGGCCGCTCGCAGACCTCCTGGTCAAGCTGGCCGCCAAACACCCGGAGACGGTGGCGCACTTCGATCAGCTCAACGGCCTCTACAAGGCGCTCACCGGCTCTGCCATCAAGACTGAACAGCTGCACTCCACCATGGGTCGCATCATCGGTCGCGCGGTGCGCTGCTGCGTGCTCAAAGATACCCTGTCCCATCAATGGAAGGCGCTGGTGGACAACATCGGCAAGGGGGACACAACCGCCTACATCAAGGCAGAGATCCCGGCGGACAAAGAGTTTCGCGGGGTGGGCTTTGAAGAGGCGCCGCGCGGCATGCTCTCCCACTGGATCGTCATCAAGGGCGGCAAGATCGAGAACTATCAGGCGGTGGTGCCATCGACCTGGAACTCGGGCCCGCGCAACTTCAACGATGAACCCGGCCCCTACGAGCAATCTCTGGTAGGCACCCCGGTGGCGGATCCCGCCAAGCCGCTGGAAGTGGTGCGCACCGTCCACTCGTTCGACCCCTGCATGTCCTGCGCAGTACATGTGGTGGATACCCAGAGTGGTGAAACGACTCAGGTGAAGGTGCTGTGA
- a CDS encoding HyaD/HybD family hydrogenase maturation endopeptidase, which yields MNTLILGVGNLLLSDEAVGVRIVEGLGREYRFAPGIELLDGGTAGMELLEAMASRDHIILVDAVRSGNPPGTVVTLKDEEIPTLFGRKISPHQLGLADVLSALHMTGESPKRLTLIGVEPESLEPRIGLTPVVAAAMGEATDRILTLLAAVGAPAIPLSEQEKAEQAREGLWRSPI from the coding sequence ATGAACACCCTGATCCTGGGCGTGGGCAACCTGCTCTTGAGTGACGAGGCCGTCGGCGTGCGCATCGTTGAGGGGCTGGGGCGCGAATACCGTTTCGCCCCCGGCATCGAGCTGCTCGACGGTGGTACCGCCGGTATGGAGCTGCTCGAAGCGATGGCCAGTCGCGATCACATCATTCTGGTGGATGCGGTGCGCAGCGGTAATCCGCCGGGCACCGTCGTGACCCTGAAGGATGAGGAGATCCCGACCCTGTTTGGTCGCAAGATATCCCCGCACCAGCTGGGGCTGGCGGACGTACTCTCGGCGCTGCACATGACGGGGGAGTCGCCAAAGCGGCTCACCCTGATCGGGGTCGAGCCCGAATCCCTTGAGCCCCGTATCGGCCTCACCCCTGTGGTGGCGGCTGCCATGGGGGAGGCGACGGATCGGATTTTGACCCTGCTGGCCGCCGTTGGCGCGCCCGCCATTCCGCTCTCTGAGCAGGAGAAAGCTGAACAAGCACGGGAGGGCCTATGGCGCAGTCCCATTTAA